A portion of the Calothrix sp. 336/3 genome contains these proteins:
- a CDS encoding zinc-dependent dehydrogenase: protein MKAQVFRGVNNLSYEEVPVPILEADEVLVQVSVVGLCQSDIKKIRYPLYEPPRIFGHETAGTITAVGSEVKNWQLGQRVAVMHHIPCMRCDYCLNENYSMCDTYKNIVTTAGFAPSGGGFAEYVKIPGHIVRNGGLIPIPDHISFEEASFVEPTNCCLKAVKKAQIAPGQTVLITGAGPIGLMFIMLVKLFGGKAIATDLLPSRIEKALSVGAEAAFDARDADLPGKIQALTNGMGVDVTLLAVPNDKAFFQALDCTRKGGKILFFAEFPDEVEIPLNPNILYRREIDLMGSYSSSYKIQSLAADIVFNRRIDVNALISDRYPLQDLSQAVDQAIAPTPETYKILIYP from the coding sequence GTGAAAGCACAAGTATTTCGAGGCGTAAATAATTTATCCTACGAAGAAGTACCCGTACCCATCCTAGAAGCCGATGAAGTGCTGGTGCAGGTCAGTGTCGTGGGATTGTGTCAGTCAGATATCAAGAAAATTCGGTATCCGTTGTATGAACCGCCACGGATTTTTGGTCACGAAACGGCGGGAACCATTACCGCAGTTGGCAGTGAAGTCAAAAACTGGCAGTTAGGGCAACGGGTGGCAGTCATGCACCACATTCCCTGTATGCGCTGTGACTACTGCTTGAATGAAAATTACTCGATGTGTGACACCTACAAAAATATTGTCACCACGGCGGGTTTTGCTCCCAGTGGCGGTGGATTTGCTGAGTATGTCAAGATTCCAGGTCATATTGTCAGGAATGGGGGCTTAATTCCTATCCCCGATCATATTTCCTTTGAAGAAGCGAGTTTTGTGGAACCGACCAACTGCTGTTTAAAGGCGGTGAAAAAAGCCCAAATTGCTCCCGGACAGACAGTGCTAATTACTGGAGCCGGACCAATTGGCTTGATGTTTATTATGTTGGTGAAGTTATTTGGTGGCAAGGCGATCGCCACAGATTTACTTCCCTCCCGTATTGAGAAAGCATTGAGTGTGGGTGCAGAAGCTGCATTTGATGCCCGGGATGCGGATTTACCAGGAAAAATCCAGGCTTTAACTAACGGTATGGGTGTGGATGTCACCCTGCTTGCGGTTCCTAACGATAAAGCATTTTTCCAAGCTCTAGATTGTACCCGTAAGGGTGGCAAGATTCTCTTCTTTGCCGAATTCCCCGACGAAGTAGAAATTCCCTTAAATCCGAATATTCTCTATCGTCGAGAAATTGACTTGATGGGAAGTTACAGTTCTTCCTACAAAATCCAGAGTTTAGCAGCAGATATCGTCTTCAATCGTCGGATTGATGTGAATGCTCTGATTAGCGATCGCTATCCCCTCCAGGATTTATCCCAAGCTGTAGACCAGGCGATCGCACCCACACCGGAAACCTATAAAATCTTGATTTATCCGTAA
- a CDS encoding universal stress protein: MFKTVLFPVDQSREAREAAEVVANIVKTYNSRLILLSVVEPTEDASGGDAMSSPEKVAQLLEAAKSLFADQGISADAIERQGKPAFTICDVADELEANLIIMGCRGLGLTDEGSHDSVTNRVINLSPCPVLIVP; encoded by the coding sequence ATGTTCAAAACAGTTTTATTTCCAGTTGATCAAAGTCGAGAAGCGCGGGAAGCTGCGGAGGTTGTAGCGAATATTGTCAAAACCTACAACAGCCGTTTGATATTACTGAGTGTAGTTGAGCCGACGGAAGATGCATCTGGGGGTGATGCGATGTCTTCTCCGGAAAAAGTAGCCCAATTATTGGAAGCCGCTAAGTCATTATTTGCTGACCAGGGGATTAGTGCGGATGCTATCGAACGCCAAGGTAAGCCTGCTTTTACCATCTGCGATGTTGCTGATGAGTTAGAAGCAAATTTAATTATCATGGGCTGTCGAGGTTTGGGGTTAACCGATGAGGGTTCCCACGATAGTGTCACCAATCGGGTGATTAATCTCTCTCCCTGTCCGGTGCTGATTGTGCCTTAA
- the pgk gene encoding phosphoglycerate kinase — protein sequence MSKKTLANLSAADLAGKRAFVRVDFNVPVDDAGNITDDTRIRAALPTIQDLTQKGAKVILASHFGRPKGVDDKLRLTPVAKRLSELLGQEVIKTDDCIGDDVAAKVAAMSNGQVLLLENVRFYKEEEKNDPEFAQKLAANADLYVNDAFGTAHRAHASTEGVTKYLSPSVAGYLIEKELQYLQSAIENPQRPLAAIIGGSKVSSKIGVIETLLEKCDKLIIGGGMVFTFFKARGLSVGKSLVEEDKLELAKSLEAKAKERGVALLLPTDVVIADNFAPDANAQTVSIENIPDGWMGLDIGADSVKFFQEALADCKSVIWNGPMGVFEFDKFAVGTEAIAHTLATIGKSGATTIIGGGDSVAAVEKVGLADQMSHISTGGGASLELLEGKVLPGIAALDEA from the coding sequence GTGTCTAAGAAAACTTTAGCAAATTTATCTGCTGCCGACTTGGCTGGGAAACGCGCTTTTGTGCGGGTAGATTTCAACGTACCTGTAGATGATGCTGGTAACATCACTGATGATACTCGTATCCGAGCAGCTTTACCTACCATCCAAGACTTGACACAGAAGGGAGCTAAGGTAATTCTCGCCAGCCACTTCGGTCGTCCCAAGGGTGTCGATGATAAATTGCGCTTAACCCCGGTTGCCAAGCGTCTATCTGAGTTACTCGGACAAGAAGTGATTAAAACCGATGACTGTATCGGTGATGATGTCGCGGCGAAAGTTGCAGCAATGAGCAACGGACAGGTTTTATTATTGGAAAATGTCCGTTTCTATAAAGAAGAAGAGAAGAACGACCCAGAATTTGCCCAAAAATTAGCTGCTAACGCTGATTTGTACGTCAATGATGCTTTTGGTACTGCTCACCGCGCTCATGCTTCTACTGAAGGTGTAACAAAATATCTCAGTCCTTCCGTGGCTGGATATTTAATCGAGAAGGAATTACAGTACCTGCAAAGTGCCATTGAAAATCCCCAGCGTCCTTTAGCAGCAATTATTGGTGGTTCTAAGGTTTCCAGCAAAATTGGTGTGATTGAAACCCTCCTAGAAAAATGTGACAAGTTAATCATCGGTGGGGGGATGGTGTTCACATTCTTCAAAGCTCGTGGTTTGAGTGTTGGTAAGTCTTTGGTGGAAGAAGACAAGCTGGAATTGGCAAAGTCTTTGGAAGCCAAAGCTAAAGAAAGAGGTGTCGCTTTACTCTTACCTACTGACGTAGTTATCGCTGATAACTTTGCTCCCGATGCTAATGCTCAAACTGTCAGCATCGAGAATATTCCCGATGGTTGGATGGGTTTAGATATTGGTGCTGATTCCGTGAAATTCTTCCAAGAAGCTTTGGCTGATTGTAAGAGTGTGATTTGGAATGGTCCCATGGGTGTATTCGAGTTCGACAAATTCGCTGTCGGTACAGAGGCGATCGCTCACACTTTGGCAACCATTGGCAAGAGTGGTGCTACTACCATCATCGGTGGTGGTGACTCCGTTGCTGCTGTGGAAAAAGTAGGTTTAGCTGACCAAATGAGCCATATTTCCACTGGCGGTGGTGCTAGCTTAGAGCTACTCGAAGGTAAAGTATTACCTGGTATTGCAGCTTTAGATGAAGCCTAA
- a CDS encoding class I SAM-dependent methyltransferase has protein sequence MNNQKLKPDWAGADLLSRFVNLLIQTKPLYKLMSYQARKVIIDTAEKNGVPWRKHYTSLAASGIQEKINESTNPSTTYPDYYKVPFHAYSQGNLCWQAALEAPSATFAMALRVWKNEKMTWQTAHRRLRGTFHQVLATYIQEPIQDILDIGTGVGISTLALHRFYEKKQGYSPKTVGLDLSPHMLSVAKILDRQGAISQWLHLQAENTGLDSHSFDLVTMQFVTHELPGYATTSIFQEALRLLRPGGYIALVDNNPKSPVIQNLPPALFTLMKSTEPWSDDYYTFDIEATLEKVGFESPVTVASDPRHRTIIARKPR, from the coding sequence ATGAATAACCAAAAATTAAAACCTGATTGGGCTGGCGCAGACTTGCTCTCGCGGTTTGTCAATCTCTTGATTCAAACCAAACCACTTTACAAACTCATGTCCTACCAGGCGAGAAAAGTCATCATCGATACAGCCGAAAAAAATGGGGTTCCCTGGCGAAAACACTACACAAGCTTAGCAGCATCGGGAATCCAAGAAAAAATCAACGAATCAACTAACCCCAGTACGACTTATCCCGACTACTACAAAGTACCTTTTCATGCCTATTCCCAAGGTAATCTTTGTTGGCAAGCTGCATTAGAAGCACCCAGCGCTACCTTCGCCATGGCACTACGGGTATGGAAAAATGAGAAAATGACTTGGCAGACTGCCCATCGTCGCTTACGGGGTACTTTTCACCAGGTTCTAGCCACATATATTCAGGAGCCTATCCAGGATATTTTAGATATTGGCACGGGTGTCGGCATTTCTACCTTAGCTCTCCATCGTTTTTACGAGAAAAAACAAGGATATTCCCCAAAAACCGTGGGATTGGATTTATCACCCCATATGTTAAGTGTGGCGAAAATTCTTGATAGACAGGGGGCAATTTCCCAATGGCTGCATCTTCAGGCAGAGAACACAGGTTTAGATAGTCATTCCTTTGATTTGGTGACGATGCAGTTTGTCACCCATGAGTTACCAGGATATGCAACAACTAGTATTTTTCAAGAAGCTTTACGTTTGTTGCGTCCCGGTGGCTATATTGCCTTAGTTGATAATAATCCCAAGTCACCGGTGATTCAGAACCTACCACCAGCACTTTTTACCTTGATGAAAAGTACTGAACCATGGAGTGATGACTACTACACTTTTGATATTGAAGCTACTTTAGAGAAAGTCGGTTTTGAGTCACCTGTGACTGTTGCTAGTGATCCACGTCATCGGACAATTATTGCGAGAAAACCGAGATAG
- a CDS encoding GTPase family protein yields the protein MVRLKLWQWLILSLPIVAIISFLMVAAGFQIHTWGINWIWALFTLIFLAWRYLLVKWTKPVVSQVEAVVAQVSQELELSAGQLVTNDTGNINQRIETVFQEILQTAQNDPPMWEDWQKFWQRCQDLVAAIAHIYYPEVKYPLLNIYIPQAYGLMRGTVDDLDTWMQKLSPALSQVSIGQAYQAYEVYQKLEPSARKFMRVWNLAQYFLNPAAAIAKRASQGFANQANQQLLINLSQLLREAALRNLCRQAAALYGKGVNMGISTVSAPAKLPPTQTLREIFTQAEPITKVEQKPVNILVVGRTGAGKSSLINTLFQAELAVVDTLPSTDKIQNYHWQTETGESLTLWDTPGYEQVQRADIGEQVRNYATNADLLLLVTPALDPALQIDVDFLGDIHRQIPDLPIITVVTQVDKLRPLREWQPPYDWQWGDKPKEVNIREATAYRSQILKDFTDIVLPVVTNDSQLGRRSWNIEDLSLSLMEAIAPAKQLRLARFLQDLEARTIATAKIIDHYTFQMTTTQGITTLLKSPILQFISTLTTGRPTLGALLVEQIPVENLPLVIGKLQMAYELFCLLDSDAKPLTFDLLSLWSILLNNSSIPEKNAWAFGQALVEYWTQGLSTEQLKQKFESSILP from the coding sequence ATGGTGCGTTTAAAGTTGTGGCAATGGTTAATCCTATCACTACCGATTGTTGCCATAATTTCTTTTCTTATGGTTGCGGCAGGATTCCAAATTCATACATGGGGTATTAATTGGATTTGGGCATTATTTACGTTAATTTTTCTCGCTTGGCGTTATCTACTAGTGAAATGGACAAAACCCGTGGTGTCTCAGGTGGAAGCGGTGGTAGCACAGGTGAGTCAGGAACTAGAATTATCCGCAGGGCAATTAGTAACCAATGATACGGGTAACATTAACCAGAGGATAGAAACTGTCTTCCAAGAGATTTTGCAAACGGCTCAAAATGACCCACCGATGTGGGAAGATTGGCAGAAGTTTTGGCAACGTTGTCAGGATTTAGTGGCAGCGATCGCCCATATTTACTATCCAGAGGTGAAGTATCCCCTGCTGAATATCTACATACCCCAAGCCTACGGATTAATGCGGGGGACGGTGGATGATTTAGATACATGGATGCAGAAATTATCCCCAGCCTTAAGTCAGGTATCCATCGGTCAAGCTTACCAGGCATATGAAGTTTACCAAAAGCTAGAACCATCGGCACGGAAATTTATGCGTGTGTGGAATTTGGCTCAGTACTTCCTAAACCCAGCTGCGGCGATCGCCAAAAGAGCAAGTCAGGGTTTTGCCAATCAAGCGAATCAGCAACTTTTAATTAATTTGAGTCAATTGTTGCGGGAAGCAGCCTTGAGAAATCTCTGTCGCCAAGCAGCAGCACTGTATGGCAAGGGGGTGAATATGGGGATTTCAACCGTTTCTGCACCTGCCAAATTACCCCCCACCCAAACCCTGCGGGAAATTTTCACCCAAGCAGAACCGATTACCAAGGTTGAACAAAAACCAGTAAATATTCTTGTAGTTGGCAGAACCGGAGCCGGAAAAAGTAGTTTAATCAATACATTATTTCAAGCAGAACTGGCAGTCGTTGATACCCTACCCAGTACAGACAAGATACAAAATTACCATTGGCAGACAGAAACAGGAGAAAGTTTGACTCTGTGGGATACCCCCGGTTATGAGCAGGTACAAAGAGCTGATATTGGTGAACAAGTTAGGAATTATGCCACCAATGCAGATTTACTCCTGTTAGTGACTCCCGCTTTAGATCCGGCTTTGCAAATAGATGTGGATTTTTTGGGGGATATTCATCGTCAGATTCCCGATTTACCGATAATTACCGTTGTCACCCAAGTAGACAAATTACGTCCCCTACGGGAATGGCAACCACCCTACGATTGGCAATGGGGAGATAAACCCAAGGAAGTTAATATTCGGGAAGCAACAGCCTACAGAAGTCAAATTCTCAAAGATTTTACTGATATTGTTTTGCCAGTAGTCACCAATGATAGTCAGTTAGGACGTAGGAGTTGGAATATAGAAGATTTATCCCTGAGTTTAATGGAGGCGATCGCCCCAGCCAAACAATTACGTCTAGCGCGATTTCTCCAGGATTTGGAAGCTCGTACCATTGCCACCGCGAAAATTATCGACCACTATACCTTCCAAATGACCACAACCCAAGGAATCACCACCCTACTCAAAAGTCCGATTCTGCAATTTATTTCCACTCTCACCACCGGACGACCTACCCTAGGTGCTTTACTAGTAGAACAAATTCCTGTAGAAAATTTACCTTTAGTGATTGGTAAGCTGCAAATGGCATACGAATTATTTTGTCTACTCGATAGCGATGCCAAACCTCTAACCTTTGATTTACTGTCCCTATGGTCAATATTACTCAATAACTCCAGCATCCCAGAGAAAAATGCTTGGGCATTTGGTCAAGCTTTAGTTGAGTATTGGACTCAGGGGTTAAGCACAGAACAGTTAAAACAGAAATTCGAGTCGAGTATCCTGCCCTAA
- a CDS encoding class I SAM-dependent methyltransferase — protein sequence MNQIKQKHLIEYGDFQTPIDLAMEICQKICKLGIQPRIVIEPTCGYGNFIDAASQMFPYLEKIIGIEINSDYLCQLQQNHRLKNYDILEIYHQDFFQFDWSELKPYDKYEPLILGNFPWVTNSQQGVISGQNLPSKSNFNHYQGLEAITGKSNFDISEWMLIKSIEYLHKINGYIAILCKTSVARKIISYTYNREMKLAYLHVYKIDAKKYFHVNVDACLLVCKFDSESSKYNYDIFDSLQSSSFYRLGYYNKTLIRDMEVFEEVKSLFNIKSQTRWRSGVKHDCSNIMELHRIDDKYMNGFSEIIDIEDTYLYPLLKGSDIAKGQVLRTDRYVVVTQKQIGQSTDDIKKYAPKTWKYLSRYSQYLDGRKSKIYRQHPRFSVFGVGDYSFSPWKIAICGLYKKISFQLVGEIDNQPTIFDDTVYFLSFENKKQAEDTLELLRSPTAIKFYSSLIFWDDKRPIKASILNSLDLNILKSLLHTSESNCGIN from the coding sequence ATGAATCAGATAAAACAGAAACATCTCATAGAATATGGTGATTTTCAAACACCCATTGATTTGGCAATGGAAATATGTCAGAAAATTTGTAAATTAGGCATTCAACCACGTATCGTAATTGAGCCTACTTGTGGATATGGAAATTTTATTGATGCGGCATCACAAATGTTTCCATACCTGGAAAAAATTATTGGCATAGAAATAAATTCTGATTATCTCTGTCAATTGCAACAGAATCATCGTCTAAAGAATTATGACATACTGGAAATATATCATCAAGATTTTTTTCAGTTTGATTGGTCTGAGCTAAAACCATATGATAAGTATGAACCATTAATTTTAGGGAATTTCCCCTGGGTGACAAATTCTCAACAAGGTGTAATCTCCGGACAAAATCTACCCTCAAAAAGTAATTTTAATCATTATCAGGGTTTGGAAGCTATTACTGGAAAAAGTAATTTTGATATTTCCGAATGGATGTTAATTAAGAGTATCGAATATCTGCATAAAATTAATGGATATATTGCAATTTTGTGTAAAACATCCGTAGCTAGAAAAATTATCAGCTACACTTATAATCGAGAAATGAAATTAGCATATCTACATGTTTATAAAATCGATGCAAAGAAATATTTTCATGTCAATGTAGATGCTTGTTTACTAGTATGTAAATTTGATTCTGAGTCCTCAAAATATAATTATGATATATTTGACAGCTTGCAAAGTAGCAGCTTTTATCGATTGGGGTATTACAACAAAACTCTGATTAGAGATATGGAAGTATTTGAAGAGGTTAAATCATTATTTAATATCAAGAGCCAAACGAGATGGCGTTCTGGAGTCAAGCATGACTGCTCAAATATTATGGAACTTCATCGAATAGATGATAAGTATATGAATGGATTTAGTGAAATAATAGATATTGAAGATACTTATCTGTATCCTTTATTAAAAGGTTCTGATATTGCCAAAGGTCAGGTATTGAGAACAGACCGCTATGTTGTAGTAACTCAGAAACAAATTGGACAGTCAACAGATGATATCAAAAAATATGCTCCAAAAACCTGGAAATATTTGTCCAGATATTCACAATATTTAGATGGAAGAAAAAGCAAAATTTATCGACAGCATCCTCGCTTCTCAGTATTTGGAGTTGGTGATTACAGTTTTTCTCCCTGGAAAATAGCTATTTGTGGACTTTATAAAAAAATAAGTTTTCAATTGGTGGGTGAGATAGATAATCAACCAACAATCTTTGATGATACAGTCTATTTTCTCAGCTTTGAAAACAAAAAACAAGCCGAAGATACTTTAGAACTGTTGCGATCGCCAACTGCGATAAAATTTTACTCTTCTCTGATTTTCTGGGATGATAAAAGACCGATTAAAGCGAGTATATTGAATAGTTTAGACTTGAATATTCTTAAATCATTGCTCCATACCTCAGAAAGTAATTGTGGCATAAATTGA
- a CDS encoding 50S ribosomal protein L11 methyltransferase, which translates to MSFVELSLHTTDEAVDWVCTILADTNYISDITVTPWADASQPEWTHRICWYIPDDMQSNSRTEAISHVLAGLQRTGLSTDLQMAVVTEKVIPETDAVIRVGDRLIIITNDVIPPDITQENIILKLKTTLAFGSGLHPATVLALKLVEKYVSPGMHALDLGSGSGILSVAIAKLGATVLALDNDPVAVQSTQEAVQRNQLESQVTVMGGSLGCGSQMGHWMGGNTIADVSVITPQEDFDLIVGNVFGRIHLALVADYYKALRSTHGQDGILIISGFTTEYEDNLITSLTEAGFRVIGYENCDDWVAIAFAKNNILSH; encoded by the coding sequence ATGTCATTTGTTGAACTGAGCTTGCATACCACTGATGAAGCTGTGGATTGGGTCTGTACCATACTTGCTGATACTAATTATATCAGCGATATTACCGTGACACCCTGGGCAGATGCTTCCCAACCAGAATGGACACATCGTATTTGCTGGTATATCCCTGATGATATGCAAAGTAATTCTCGTACAGAAGCAATATCTCATGTCCTAGCTGGTTTACAACGCACAGGGTTAAGCACAGATTTACAAATGGCAGTTGTCACAGAAAAAGTGATTCCAGAAACTGATGCTGTGATTCGTGTCGGCGATCGCCTGATAATTATCACCAATGATGTTATCCCCCCAGATATCACCCAGGAGAATATTATCTTAAAACTAAAAACTACCTTGGCATTTGGTAGTGGTTTACATCCCGCAACGGTATTAGCTCTGAAACTAGTGGAAAAATATGTTTCTCCAGGGATGCATGCTTTAGATTTAGGTTCTGGTTCTGGAATTTTGAGTGTCGCGATCGCCAAGTTAGGAGCTACAGTCTTAGCCTTAGATAATGACCCTGTGGCTGTACAATCAACCCAAGAAGCTGTACAACGCAATCAGCTAGAATCCCAAGTCACCGTGATGGGAGGTAGTTTAGGATGCGGCAGTCAGATGGGACATTGGATGGGTGGCAATACGATTGCAGATGTCTCGGTAATTACTCCCCAGGAAGACTTTGATTTAATCGTGGGCAATGTGTTTGGACGCATCCATCTAGCTCTAGTCGCTGATTATTACAAGGCTTTACGTTCTACCCATGGTCAAGACGGCATCTTGATTATATCGGGTTTCACCACTGAGTATGAAGATAATTTAATTACATCCCTTACAGAAGCAGGATTTAGGGTAATTGGTTATGAAAATTGCGACGATTGGGTGGCGATCGCCTTTGCAAAAAATAATATACTTTCTCATTAA
- the trpS gene encoding tryptophan--tRNA ligase: MARQRILSGVQPTGNLHLGNYLGAIRNWVETQSQYENYFCVVDLHAITVPHNPATLAEDTYTIAALYLACGIDLNYSTIFIQSHIPAHSELTWLFNCITPMNWLTDMIQFKEKSVKQGENVGVGLLDYPVLMAADILLYKADQVPVGEDQKQHLELTRDIVNRFNHQFGEVLKLPHPMIRKEGARVMSLTDGTKKMSKSDPSELSRINLLDSADEISKKVKRCKTDPIKGLSFDVPERPECQNLLTLYMLLSGKTKEAVAAECQDMGWGQFKPLFTETVISALQPIQQKYQEVRADKTYLESVLREGREKAAAIANQTLAEVKAAMGYSVPL, from the coding sequence ATGGCTAGGCAAAGAATACTTTCTGGCGTTCAACCAACTGGCAATTTACATTTAGGTAACTACCTCGGTGCAATTCGTAACTGGGTAGAAACCCAAAGTCAGTATGAAAATTATTTTTGCGTAGTCGATTTACACGCAATTACCGTACCCCACAATCCCGCAACCCTTGCCGAAGATACCTACACCATCGCCGCGTTATATCTAGCTTGTGGTATCGATTTAAACTATTCCACAATTTTCATTCAATCCCATATTCCAGCCCATAGTGAATTGACTTGGCTGTTTAACTGTATCACCCCCATGAATTGGTTAACGGACATGATTCAATTTAAGGAGAAATCCGTCAAACAGGGGGAAAATGTCGGGGTTGGTTTGCTAGATTACCCCGTCTTGATGGCAGCAGATATTTTACTCTACAAAGCTGATCAAGTACCCGTGGGAGAAGACCAAAAACAGCATTTAGAATTAACAAGGGATATTGTCAACCGATTTAATCATCAATTTGGGGAAGTCTTAAAATTACCTCACCCCATGATTCGCAAGGAAGGTGCAAGGGTGATGAGTTTGACAGATGGAACCAAAAAAATGTCTAAATCTGACCCCTCGGAATTAAGTCGGATTAATTTGTTAGATTCTGCCGACGAGATTAGCAAAAAGGTAAAACGCTGTAAAACTGACCCCATCAAGGGTTTAAGCTTTGATGTTCCAGAGCGTCCAGAATGTCAGAATCTACTGACCTTATATATGTTACTCTCCGGCAAAACTAAGGAAGCGGTAGCAGCAGAATGTCAGGATATGGGTTGGGGACAATTTAAACCCCTATTTACAGAAACTGTGATTAGCGCACTGCAACCAATTCAGCAGAAATATCAAGAAGTGCGAGCAGATAAAACCTATTTGGAATCGGTGTTACGAGAAGGGAGAGAAAAAGCCGCAGCGATCGCCAACCAAACCCTTGCCGAAGTGAAAGCAGCAATGGGGTATTCCGTGCCACTGTAG
- a CDS encoding methylenetetrahydrofolate reductase, which produces MHENHSPLPISSFRSAALAGNFLITAEVAPPKGSDVSHMLQMAATLKGRVHAVNVTDGSRAVLRMSSLVASAILLHQGIEPICQIACRDRNRIGIQADLMGAHALGIHNILALTGDPVKAGDHPQAKPVFDLEAVRLLQLIQKLNQGVDDNEKPLPDGATDLFTGAAVDPQCPSWSGLQSRFEKKLAAGAQFFQSQLITDFDRLDKFMNTIAAGCNKPILAGIFLLKSAKNAEFINRCVPGVQIPQHIIDRLAQAKDPLEEGMKIAAEQVKIAQQLCQGVHMMAVRREDLIPEILEMAGVGLTSSRLTSPSVPEERIQLIGN; this is translated from the coding sequence ATGCATGAAAATCATAGCCCATTACCCATAAGTTCTTTCCGTAGTGCAGCCCTAGCAGGTAATTTTTTAATCACTGCTGAAGTTGCTCCACCTAAGGGTAGCGATGTCTCCCATATGTTACAAATGGCAGCGACTCTTAAGGGGAGAGTTCATGCTGTCAATGTCACAGATGGTAGTCGTGCTGTCCTCAGAATGTCTTCCCTTGTAGCATCAGCAATTTTGTTACATCAGGGAATTGAACCTATTTGTCAGATTGCTTGCCGCGATCGCAACCGTATTGGTATCCAAGCAGACTTAATGGGTGCCCATGCTCTCGGTATCCATAATATCCTGGCATTAACTGGTGACCCCGTAAAGGCGGGCGATCATCCCCAGGCAAAACCTGTATTTGACCTGGAAGCAGTGAGATTATTGCAACTCATACAGAAGCTGAATCAAGGGGTAGATGACAACGAGAAACCCCTCCCAGATGGTGCAACAGACCTCTTTACAGGTGCTGCGGTAGACCCACAATGTCCTAGTTGGTCGGGTTTACAAAGTCGCTTTGAAAAGAAATTAGCCGCCGGAGCGCAATTTTTCCAGAGTCAACTAATTACTGACTTTGACCGTTTAGATAAATTTATGAATACCATCGCCGCAGGATGTAATAAGCCAATTTTAGCGGGAATCTTCCTGTTGAAATCAGCCAAAAATGCGGAATTTATCAATCGTTGCGTTCCTGGTGTTCAGATACCTCAACACATAATTGATAGATTAGCTCAGGCAAAAGACCCCCTAGAAGAAGGGATGAAAATTGCTGCGGAACAGGTGAAAATTGCTCAACAACTTTGCCAGGGTGTACACATGATGGCAGTGAGACGAGAAGATTTAATCCCTGAGATTCTAGAAATGGCTGGAGTCGGTTTGACTAGTTCCAGACTAACATCCCCTAGTGTCCCAGAAGAAAGAATCCAGTTGATAGGAAATTAG